Below is a window of Dictyostelium discoideum AX4 chromosome 1 chromosome, whole genome shotgun sequence DNA.
CACGTTTCAATTGAAGTGAATCGGATCCACGTAACAATGAATGTTGTGGTATCACTAGCTGTTCCCATTCCTCTGCCTTACGTTTACTCAATAGATGTGATGGTATATAACGTGAAATCGATTCTTTAAAGTGATCTTGATGTTCCATTTTTTGGTCACCTACCAATACTTGTAATTGAATAGACGCCAATTTCAATGCTACATCCTCTTCACATGGATAATTACTATTGATTACATTATGAATGGCTTGAATGTAGAATAAATGTGTTGCTTCGGCTGTATTGATCGATCTTTCTAATTCTAAAGGTAGTACACTTGTTGGTCTATAAACTAATCTAAATTGTCCTTCCTCTCCAAGTGTTGGGAATGATGATCTTAATTTAGATGCATGTTCACTTGCAATCGTTGTTGaaagtgatgatgattgtgatTGTAATTGTGGTGATTGAGCTTTATTCTTTCTACCTAATGTTAAAAATCCTGATAATCCACCTTTTGGACtatttggtgttgatgttCCACTTCCACttccactaccactaccactaccactaccactaccactaccatcaTTCGCATTTGATGTTGAACTTGCATTACTCTTTTTACCTCTAATACTTGATAATCCACttaaaattggtgatgatgttgacGATGATGGCGAATTTTCCTCTGTATtacaatatcttttttttaaaattccccaatttttaataacttcTGATATATTTTGgtgattaaataataaccattctaaaattaaaaatattggatTTTagtaatctttttttttttttgtaaaaaaaaaaccttaataataacataccaatttcatcattttgagcccaaacaaaaaaacattCTGAATCTCTATTATTTATACCTAATTTCTCTGAAACCATTTCCCATAATTGATCACCAGTTGTATTATTTGGGTCAATCGATAGTGTTTTGTGTGTGTCATCAATAAAGTAAATACGAATTAAAACTTGGTTTGATCCAAGTCTACTAGTTGATGTTATAGTGCTTGACGaagataatgatggtgatcCTTGTGATTGTGTAGGTATTAATTCTATATCATCcctattttcatttaaactttttgatgcttcaaatgatgattccatattttaattgtatgtataaattttaaataataaaaaaaaaaaaaaaaaaattggtaataaggaaatagtaaaaaaaattataaggatgatttaaaaatacaaaattgTGGGTGtgtggtttattattattattattatttaattattattattattttttattttatttttttttttttttttttattaaaaaattattatatttaaaaatatgaaaCTATGGtacaaaaataaactaaaagatattattaaaaaaaaaaaaaaaaaaaaagaaaaaaaaaaaaaagggtggcgtttatttttgttttaaaaaataaaattaaaaataaaaaaaaaaaaaaaaaaaaaaaaaaagaaaataaaaaaaaactttttttgagAGATCTCGATTATCGCCaacaattggttttttttttttttttttttttttttagaaaaatgtgatgtttaattattattattttataaatattcattggttttcattttataaaatttggtaattttaaacatATTGGGAAAAATagtgtataaaaaaaaaaagaacacataaaagtaaaattaatttttttttttttttttttttttttataagaaTGCCTTAGAGAGAAAGGTTATCTCTACTGTTTATTAACCAATCAGGTGATTTTGAAACAACTAAACATAATGAAGATTTCGATAGAGTTTCATCTGTGATTGATTCAACATTAAAACCACACAATTCataaaacattttattttcaaaaatctgtttaaataaaagaataaaaagtcagtaaaagttttttaaattttaataatttaaacaaaaaatattaattactcacattatttgaattccatctaacaatttcattttcaataaatgatTCTTCTATTTTAgattgttgtatttgttgtttttgataataaaaagttaagAAAGGAGAAgatggttttaataatacagagattttattaaattttttaaggtttgaatttgaaagagAGGATTGATTATTGACTGATGAGTTACTTGATTCATCAATTGCTATGATGGCATCAAATTTTGATTTCTCTTTCAAGTCATTAAAATGTTCAATCTCTGaatattcaattgaaaataaattgacTTTTAAGTTTtcattattgatattattgtaAATGTATTTTGCTGTTCTTTTTACAACATCAATTGGTATATTTAAACTATAGGTAATGATTATATTGAtcactttattattattattattattatcattattactattttcattaattttatttataatatgagtttgaattgattttttataaaaattttcttGTTTCCATTCATCAGattgtttataataatttgttaAATAATAACCTAATCCAACTGCACATCCTAATATTGATGTTGTTAATATTAAGCTTTGTTTACtttgatttataataaaatttgtcattgtaatttattttattttattttttgaagagtcatgaaaataataaaaaaaaaacaaaaaaaataaaaaaaaaaaaaaaataaaaatctaaaaaactttttttgtcctttttttttttttttttttttttacaaccagacaaatatttttttattatttatttatttttttttttaaataatcagacgaataattttttttataaatatttttatttatttatttatttttttttttttttttgtttagacAACATTTTTTAAGAAACAACCTTCAAAAGCTAAACCAGGACCAAAGGCTAAAGAGATTGAATAAGTTGgtaatgattttgattttcttgCATGATCCATTACAAAGATAACGGAAGCACTTGACATATTGCCATATGCATGATATACATCCCAAGTGTTTTTAGTTTGTTTTGGATCAATACCTAAACTATTTTCGATattcattaaaattgatttaccaccagtatgaattaaaaattcacaaTCTTTTGCTGAAATAGCAGTGGAGGTTTGTAATTTAGCTTTGTCCAATAGGGTATCTACGAAAGCTTCAATACCTGAACCGATTACAATTGGAATGGAAGCATCTAAACCTAAATTCCAACCTTCTTTTTCAAGGTCCCAAACCATAGCATTTTCAGTGTTTGGAAAGGAACGATTGATTGAACACATTACTTCATAGAGTGGTGTTTCTTCAATTCTTGGATTACAACCAATGATATAAGCGGCAGAACCATCTGCAAAGATTGAACTTGCAACCATTTGATCACCACCATCAGTATTTGAGAAATGTAATGAACAAACTTCAGTACAAACCACCAAGATACGATTACGTGGTGATGCTTTTGCCAATGAAGCAGCGGTTCTTAAACTTGAAAGACCAGCGAGACAGcccattaaatttaaacttaCTCTTTCTACATCTTTATTTAAACCTAAAAGGTCGATTAACTTGAAATTAACATCTGGTATGATAATACCAGTTGATGTAACAGATACGATGTGAGTGATATCACCTTTGTCACCACCCCAATCTTTGAGGGCACGTAAACATGCTTGTTGAGCTAGATCTGGTACAACTTTCttgaattgattatttacatCGGTTATTGTTTCCAAATGACGGAATTTGATAGAGTTTTCTGGTTTTGTATAATCTCTAACCAAATGACGGGTTTTAATTTGTGATTGTTCAAAGATTCTCTTAACTTTTTCATTGGTCTCAGCTTTGTCAGAGAAATCATTCGATATGGAGTCTTTCAATGATTGTTGAGAAATTGGTTCACCTGGTACTGATATACCAATACCCAAAAcgaatgaattattattggaTTTATATGAGAGTCTTGAtaatggttgttgttgttgttgaattacttgaactttttgttgttgtttttgatgttgttgtacACTTTGAATTGGTGGTGTgttaattaatgatgaattCTTTGTATTgtttaaacttttaattgGTGGAGTTTTCAATACATCTGATTGTGATAGTGATGGTGTCGAAGGGGTAATTATTGATTCTGTAATTTGATTAAACTTATTAAGAATTGGAGTTCTAATTAAACTTTCACGTTTTGGCttattaattctaatatctggtgaaattataatatgttgatgttcttttaataataatggttgtTGATCTTTATCTAAAGTAacaatttcttcttttactattgatggtgatgatttaacattactattattattattattattattagttgataAACCATTAACTTTTTCAAGgaaagaattaattgaaatagtTGCTAATTGAATATGGGTgaataaattcttttcaaattctttgTCAATCcatgatttaaattgaacggttaataatgaatcaagACCATAATGTTTTAAAGGAtgatcaaaattaattttagagattggaattgataataaatcagAAACTTTTGAAGTAATTTTATCTTGTAATGATATGTTTGAACTTGCTTTGGTTGAATCATTTATAATTGATGATTGttgttttgaaattgttggtTGAAGATGTAATAATTTTGGACGCATAGttgaaaatgattcaatataagttttaaaatcaattggaGAGCAAATTAATTGACTTGGAATTACATGATTTGATGGGTTATTAATAACAACTTCtaataaaccaaataatttattcaaaGATAATGATGGTAAACCACGACTTTTGAATAGTTTTTTAATGGATTTATTGGTTGAAACTTTACCTTCATCCTTCATTGGACCTAAATTAATAGAGAATGATGGTAATCCCATGAATCTACGGAAATTTGAAAGTGCATCTAAAATACTATTGGCTGAATTGTAAATTGATTGATCGGGATAACCAGTGATGGCAGTAATTGAACTAAATAATAcgaaatgatttaatttccaACCAAATGAAACACTAATTCTATGAAGATTAACAGCGCCCAATACCTTTGGATTATGAACTGATTCAACGGTTGACATTGTAACTTGATCCATTGGTACATCATTATAAATTGCAGCTAAATGGAAAACCGATGTAATTGGTGGTAAATCGGATGGTAATTGCTTGATTGCCTCCGATAAGGCATCGTAGTTTGAAATATCAACTTGAACATAGTTAAAGTGAATACCA
It encodes the following:
- the frmB gene encoding Band 4.1 domain-containing protein — encoded protein: MESSFEASKSLNENRDDIELIPTQSQGSPSLSSSSTITSTSRLGSNQVLIRIYFIDDTHKTLSIDPNNTTGDQLWEMVSEKLGINNRDSECFFVWAQNDEIEWLLFNHQNISEVIKNWGILKKRYCNTEENSPSSSTSSPILSGLSSIRGKKSNASSTSNANDGSGSGSGSGSGSGSGSGTSTPNSPKGGLSGFLTLGRKNKAQSPQLQSQSSSLSTTIASEHASKLRSSFPTLGEEGQFRLVYRPTSVLPLELERSINTAEATHLFYIQAIHNVINSNYPCEEDVALKLASIQLQVLVGDQKMEHQDHFKESISRYIPSHLLSKRKAEEWEQLVIPQHSLLRGSDSLQLKRAYLETCQRWAYYGSTFFKAKYIPANTSFFTQEFQGKVSIGINGNGFHIIDPKEMKMVSYSYRDIIAWDSTSNSFTIKFKIGQDKKFETKPYIFKTPQGELINDLISDWSEEWESKEKKNNKDSKKK